The Bradysia coprophila strain Holo2 unplaced genomic scaffold, BU_Bcop_v1 contig_732, whole genome shotgun sequence genome has a window encoding:
- the LOC119084030 gene encoding cytochrome P450 6d3-like, with protein sequence MFFTIVAVLLLIVYLFHQYKYKFWINRGFVQLEPKFLIGDLGPMMTEKKSIGEFFYNIYVKHKHHKALGLYMGFQPAVVVNDPILLQNVLVRDFSSFHDRPVPFDLEHDTLQNHLFHVPGQEWRDLRVKLSPTFTSGKLKGMFSVIKDCGNVLQEYLVKNVESGMNVFEFRELFARLNTSIISSVAFGIDNDCVNEPDHIFRRMGAKNFEITKWVMVRNLILFFFPQAMKWFRIKITHPEVEQFVYSVVKQTIEYREKNNVERNDFMQLLIQLRNQGYVSVDKDDNNADKSGHDDKKKLSFDDLAANVFVFFQAGFETSSSTLSYCLFELARHPEIQRKAQQEIDRVLKASGQNEISYEVLSELKYLQYCIDETLRKYPILPLMFRLCTADYKIPDTEQTIPKGTGVMIPVLGFQRDPEIYENPLEFRPERFIDSPTGSTAKGCYYLPFGDGPRNCIGMRMGKLTSKLGLMLVLSKFNVELADPDMADKELEFHPVQFILCPLKEFNLRITPRSASN encoded by the exons atgtttttcacaaTCGTTGCTGTGTTGCTGTTGATCGTTTATCTATTCCACCAATACAAGTACAAATTCTGGATAAATCGCGGTTTCGTGCAATTGgaaccgaaatttttaattggtgACCTTGGACCTATGATGACTGAGAAAAAGTCGatcggtgaatttttttacaacatttaCGTGAAGCATAAACATCACAAGGCATTGGGCTTATACATGGGATTTCAGCCGGCAGTCGTTGTTAACGATCCAATTCTTCTGCAGAATGTTTTGGTTCGAGATTTTAGCTCGTTCCATGATCGACCTGTACCGTTCGACTTGGAGCATGATACtcttcaaaatcatttgttccATGTTCCCGGACAAGAATGGCGAGATCTGAG AGTGAAGTTGTCGCCCACCTTCACGAGCGGTAAACTGAAGGGCATGTTCTCCGTTATAAAAGATTGCGGAAATGTGCTACAAGAGTACTTGGTGAAGAATGTCGAGTCGGGCATGAACGTGTTCGAGTTTCGTGAATTGTTTGCCCGGCTCAATACGAGTATCATATCGTCCGTTGCATTCGGCATTGATAACGATTGCGTTAACGAACCGGATCACATATTTCGCCGAATGGGagccaaaaattttgaaatcacCAAATGGGTCATGGTGCGCAATCTGATCCTTTTCTTCTTCCCGCAAGCTATGAAGTGGTTTAGAATCAAGATAACGCATCCGGAAGTGGAACAATTCGTTTACTCGGTTGTGAAGCAGACGATTGAATATCGCGAGAAGAACAATGTCGAGCGGAATGACTTCATGCAGTTGCTAATCCAATTAAGAAACCAGGGATATGTTTCGGTTGATAAAGACGATAACAATGCTGATAAAAGCGGTCACGAtgacaagaaaaaattgagttttgatGACTTAGCTGcaaatgtttttgtatttttccaGGCTG GCTTCGAAACATCGAGCTCAACTTTGTCTTATTGCCTATTTGAACTGGCACGACATCCAGAAATACAGAGAAAAGCACAACAAGAGATTGATAGAGTTCTCAAGGCATCTggtcaaaatgaaatttcttacgAAGTCTTGAGCGAGTTAAAATATCTTCAGTATTGCATCGACGAAACTCTACG AAAATATCCCATTCTACCGCTGATGTTCCGACTCTGCACTGCCGATTACAAAATACCCGACACCGAACAGACAATCCCTAAAGGCACTGGTGTTATGATCCCAGTCCTTGGCTTTCAACGCGATCCCGAAATATACGAAAATCCATTGGAATTCAGACCAGAAAGATTTATCGATTCCCCAACCGGATCTACTGCTAAGGGCTGCTATTATCTTCCG TTCGGAGACGGTCCCAGGAACTGTATCGGCATGAGGATGGGAAAATTGACATCGAAGCTGGGTCTAATGCTTGTGCTGTccaaatttaatgttgaacTCGCTGACCCAGATATGGCCGATAAAGAACTGGAATTCCATCCAGTACAGTTTATACTCTGTCCGCtaaaggaatttaatttgagAATAACTCCGCGATCAGCTAGCAATTAA
- the LOC119084068 gene encoding TATA-binding protein-associated factor 2N-like isoform X1, giving the protein MAVKVVIIFLALIVCTMAMAYGKYHGGHGNHHEGYGGHRGGYEGHRGGYDGHRGGYGGHHGGYDGHRGGYDGHRGGYGGHHGGYGGRDGYY; this is encoded by the exons ATGGCTGTTAAAGTTGTT ATAATTTTCCTGGCACTCATCGTGTGCACAATGGCTATGGCATACGGCAAATATCACGGAGGCCATGGAAACCATCACGAAGGCTATGGTGGTCATCGCGGAGGTTATGAAGGTCATCGAGGCGGTTATGATGGTCATCGCGGAGGTTATGGTGGTCATCACGGCGGTTATGACGGTCATCGTGGCGGTTATGATGGTCATCGCGGAGGTTATGGTGGTCATCACGGCGGATATGGGGGTCGTGATGGATACTATTAG
- the LOC119084068 gene encoding TATA-binding protein-associated factor 2N-like isoform X2: MAVKVVIIFLALIVCTMAMAYGKYHGGHGNHHEGYGGHRGGYEGHRGGYDGHRGGYGGHHGGYGGHHGGYGGRDGYY, encoded by the exons ATGGCTGTTAAAGTTGTT ATAATTTTCCTGGCACTCATCGTGTGCACAATGGCTATGGCATACGGCAAATATCACGGAGGCCATGGAAACCATCACGAAGGCTATGGTGGTCATCGCGGAGGTTATGAAGGTCATCGAGGCGGTTATGATGGTCATCGCGGAGGTTATGGTGGTCATCACGGCG GTTATGGTGGTCATCACGGCGGATATGGGGGTCGTGATGGATACTATTAG